GGTTCAGGGATACGTGGAGAGCATCTCTCACATCCTGGAAGACGTCAGTGCAGTGAGAGCGATTGAAAGCACTGTACATCACGACAGCCTGGACTATCTGGGAATTGTGGATTGTGTTGCTCGCTACAGGTACATATGGTAAATTTGCAGACAAATGTACGGTGTACTATTCCCAAAGCAAAGTGGACATTTCACACTCAGCCTTCTTTGTTTGCAGAGGTGTTCTATGTCTTATTGACTGGAAGACTTCGGAGAAGCCCAAGCCATTCCTGAGCAACACATACGACAACCCTATTCAAGTGGCAGCCTATGCTGGGGCTTTGAACAATGACGGAAACTACAAATACCAGGTGTTTTATAGTCACAAATTCTGTTTCTCTGATTTATAGTTCAGATTATTTATGATTTCTTACTACCACAGTGTTACAAACCTTCAAAACCTCATACACCACTGATCCCTTCTCTCTGCAGGTTGATCATGGACTCATTGTAGTGGCTTATAAGGACGGCTCGCCTGCCCATGCTCACCAGCTCAGCTCAGAGCAGATGCTACAGTACTGGAGGACGTGGTTGCTGCGACTTGAAAAGTTCACAGAACAGAGGTGAAGTCagattcattacatttaaaaattatttcagtttttaatgcaGGATCGATTTTAGTCAGaaataaatttataaaaaaatgccAATGTCATGAAACAGGTATATATACAGATATTTTTTGACATTACGATTTGTTCTTTTCATTCCAGATCCGGTCATACGTCAATGGATTTTTCAGAAAAGAAATGAGGTGTTTGAAGAGAGATATGTGAGTGCATTTCCATGAAGCAGGTTTTTCAGTTTAAGGCAACTTAACTTCTAACAATGCTGTAGGACAAAACCATCAGCTTTTAAACGACTTGTTTGCCTGCCTTTTCTGTGCTCAATAAGCAAATGAATTTGCTGAACTTAATTTGTTTGTCTAAAGTCCATCAGTTATTtagaatatataatatttgtatttgttaccATCCACTGAGCTGTTCATTAAATGCCACCCAGGCCTGCCTGTATGTGGGATCTTCAGTAAAGCCCATGGTTTTAAAAAGCCTGTGGGAGGCCAGGTTCTCCTCCTCTATGAAGCAGTAGACTGGATATTCCTGAGTGTGGAGCCTCTTTGCCATGGTGCTGATGAGGACTTTGGCGTAGCCTTTGCCTCTGTGCTCTGGCAGAGTGTACAGCATTCCCATGGCACACGATGCATAGGTCAGGATCCAGGACACTGGCCTACGTTGTGCATCCAGCACGCAGCAGGAGGGGAAGTTTGCGATCATGTTGCGGATCATCCCCACAGCCTCGTCATCATTTGCGAACTTCCACGTCTGACTCACCCAGCAAACGTGGGATTCATCCAGAGAGCCGAGGGAGATTCCTGAGCTGAACACAACAGAATTATGAATAACCTGTAAGACCTGTGATGATCATGACCTGTCTCCAGAATTAAGATGTAATTGCTTGGATAGGCCCTACCTGTCTACAGAGGGAAGCTTGGCTACATCCTCTAATATCATCATGTGACACACTGCCAGTTTCTTGCTGGACACGTGTTTTCTGATGCCACTGCATTGAATGTCTCCATGTGCCGATGACTGATTGCTTGGACAAAAGaaaataagtttattttttgtattattaaaaaaagattaaggATTCCAGTGTCAGAAATGATTTCCACCTTGATTTGAAACTTATTCTTCAAATGTTGGTATATTCAGAAGACTGACAGATCAAAACATTGATTTGATGTTCATTTCTCGTTTGAGCGTTCGATCTTTGACCTCATCAACTTTTGAGGTGTCAGATTATGACAGAAATGGTATATCTTTCTCAGATCATTAAATGATATGCCACCAACAGTGGGAGGACTTTGACAGTAATGAAGGAGAAGCAAAGTTCAAAACACAGCTACAATTAAACCTCAATGGCAGCAATGTAACAGAAATCAGATGTCTGGGTTTTGGAACATATTTCTTATTGATCTGTCTTCATATGTCATTTAATGGGACAcgctttaattaaaaatggaaAGATCAGTGCATTATAATTTCATGATAGAATTTCAGTCACTACATAGGGCTGTTCTGCTAAGATTAATGTGCtaaaaaatgacagaataaattagaaaaaatatatatatatattttaccaaGACAAAGAAACCTGGTCCAATCAAGGATAGAGGACTTTCGTATGGTTTCCTCCATAAGAGCTTCATCCGTTGCAAAAAACAGTATATCTTTGAAAAGATCACCTTTCTGGACGAAAAACAATGTGAAGATATTGTTCGCAGAAATATACAGAAACAGTctttctgcgtgtgtgtgtgtgtgtgtgtgtgtgttacctgcacATGCATTGGTCTGCAGACAATCACAGTGAATTGTGGCCATGTGTCCACCAACACCTGGACAGGGTCTGAGCTAACTCTGTTTAACAGGACCAAATTACCGTACACCTTGAAAACAACGCAAACAGCTCAATCATAATCCAGATAATTACATACATTCAGTTATTGTTACTGAGACTGTGACAAGATAACCCGGAATCAACGAGTTACGATCTGACAGTTCAATCTGACGTTACAAACCAGTAGTGACCGTGGTAGATGTCTTCTCAGCTGGGTCTCTGCGTCTTTCAGCTGCTCTCCGGTCAGCTCCATTGTAAATGTTGGTGATAGTCTCTGAACTGTAAAGACATGTAACCTGCTGCAGTAAACGAGTTTATATGTTTATGGTTCTGAGAGATCGGCTTTGCTGGAGATACAGGCTGACGTAGTTATGGTTATCGATTCGCACTTTCGACACGAAGATCGAGAGTGAGTTTGAAGAGGGGGAATCCCTAAATCTGGTTTATTGTAGTTTACCACGTATCGAACACgtcttaatatttttaaatccttCTACAGATTTATGGAAGCCGTTTTCCTCATTGTCGCCATGCTAGTTTGATTTGTGGTCCAGTTGTTTCTTATCCATTTTCTAGTTTGCTTTCTATAGACATTCCACACAAAATACTGAACACATGTTATCTGCTAACAGGATTCATTTATCTTCCACTCCCCTGCACATGGTGTGATCCACATGATTCATGTTTACCAAGAAATAACGTGTTATGGTCATTATACTATTACTTCTGCATTGCTCTGCACACACCAACTATACAGTGGGCAGCTTGGAGTTCAACAAAATTAGTAATAGTAAAGTAATGGGTAATACAAGGCTTCAAGACTGATGCACCAACTTTTTCAAGAAATATAGATGACATGAGATCGAACGAATGGATAgatcatttttatttgacaaatctGCTGTAAAAAGGAAAtagttttatttacagtatgtccctcatcagtattattatttaaatccaCATCTGAATGCATAGCTTTGGAGTAAAAGTTTATATAAATTTGAAGATTataattatttcaaaaatcTTGAAACAGCACAAAATGCAACCGAATTGACAgaaagtgtatttaaacaaCTTCCTTATTTTACCATTACATTCCATTCCTGTTTCATCATACAGATACAAGTTCCTGTGACAGTGTATCAGCTACACATTCAAAACTTTTGAAATCAAACATTGATGTCAAACCATTGCGCCCTGTATGAAGGATCTTCAGTAAAGCCCAGGTTTTTAAAAAGCCTGTAGGAGACCacgctctcctcctctatgAAGCAGTAGACTGGGTGGCCTCCATCATGGAGTCTCCTGGCCATGGTGCTGACCAGGATTTTCGCATATCCTTTCCCCCTGTGCTCTGGAAGAGTATACAACATGCCCATTGCACAGTAATCATACACCAGGATCCAGCACACAGGCCGACCCTGTCTGTCGGTGATGCAGCATGTCGGAAAGTTGCCAATGTAGTATTCAATCATGTTGTAACCTTGCTTGGTTCCTCCAAACTTCCAGGTTTTATTCACCAAGTCAACGTGGGAAAGGTTAAGAGAGGAGATCCTTGATTCAAGCTCACTGtatggaaaaaaatattatgATAACCTCTgatctgagaggagagaaacataAGATAAAGGGCTTTTAAGGATCTGAGTGTGTACCTGCTGACTGTTGGTGTGAGAAGATGGCTGCTGTCTGCCAAATACAGAAGATGCACCAATGCAAAGGGTCTGATGGAAATTTGTCTGATAGAAGACACCTCCATGAGAGTGGGCTCATTGGATTTGTTGAGTCCTTAAAGGAGAACAAATATTTAGGTTTTTACAATTGGGCTATTTGTCTTTACAAGTGTCGGGGGTAAGTATTTACATCCTcaggaaaaataagaaaaccgTGCACGAATAACtagtaaaatattatattagCAAAGTGTCTTGACAAAACAATGGTCAAAACAGGAGATCCCAGCAGTGAATTCACAGATGAAAATTATAATGGTCTTCTACAACAGAGAGAATGAAATAGCAAGTGTAGATTTTGACAAAGGCTTCAGTCCtgattttgtcttttcatgttaATAAATATGTTGTGTGGAGAAGATCACTTTTCTTTTGTCTCCTTGAGCTTCTTCTATGTCTGGATACCTCTGATAAGCATTACTTGTAGATCTATATATGAACAGTGTGCATTTGGCTAAATGTTGTGTTATATAGATTACTATGACTGATGATTAATGTATAATTATCAAATTTTCTGTGATAATAATAGATCATATTTCATTAAGTACAATTTTTTTGAATCCAAACTACAATAACTAGCGACGTAAAAAGGCAAAACATTTACCTTGGATCTGTGTGGGAATATAAAGTGGCATGAAACAGAAATCACCAGGCTACAATAACTTGGAACTAGGAACCTGTTCTCTCTTGTAATTGCCTGACTGAACAAGAAAGTACTTGTCTGCAGTGCTCTGACCTCACCTCCAACCGTGAAATCTGTACTCCAGTCAAGTACATTCTCCTCTGTAAACAATTCCTTTAAAACCTGTGCATCCGTGCTGAAGCATGACACCTTTTTCCTGAGCTGCAGAGCAAGCTTgacctggaaaacaaacacaaaatcaaacaaccATGTGGCAGCATACCCAACGGATACCCAAGGTCCAAGGAGATGAACTCACCTTGGGATCAGGTCTGCAAATGATGACCTTAAAATCAGGCCACGAATCAACAACCACCTCCAGTGTACTTGGTTTGTTCCTGTTAATACCATAGAGGAAGCCATAGACCTTAAAATGGGGGAGGAAAATGAATTGCCTCAGTTGTTTACAGGTGCACTGCGATTAAAAGGTGACATGTTGAGGATTAAATACCTTGTAACTTTTTGGTAGGTGTTTGAACAGAACTCCTTCAGCAACCTTTAGTTCATCTTTGTCCAGGACCTTCATGTTTGGCTAGTGGAGCCTTACTGATGCAGTTCAATCTGCCTGCCAGTTTGAACTGATCTGTTCCAGTAAAAAACGGATTCAGAGTCCAGTACTTGTTAAATCATTTACAGTCTGTCTTCGGCCTCACACACTTTATATCTGGTGCCACCTGTGCTTGTATGGCCCAAGCCCGAGTCAGTAATCGGTCTCCTGATTGAATTCACAAGGAAAACTTTCAGAGGAGTACATGCTATTCTTTAGACCTTCAAAGTAGCTTCTGTATTCAGCAGAAAATGTCATTGAGGGAAGGCAACAAAATAGTTGTCCTCTTTAGCTGCTCCTTTAGTATAACACAATACATGTTATATTGTTATAGACGTAAGAATAGAAATAACAGAAAGATGtggtaattattattttatcaattCCTGCCTGTATATAAACCTTCAAACATCCCACATGAACTTTGTATGGTATGCCATATAACAAATAGAAAAGTTAAAGTGAGATATGAACAACAAATGATGCAGTAATACCTGATTGGATTTATCAGTGGtaaatctgcaaaaacaaactcaatatGGATACAATCATTTGGGTTCAGGTGCAGCTTTAATCATCATTTCTTTATTAGGTTTTTAGGTAACAACAAAGTAGTTCAACACACATTATTTGCAGTTTGCTTGATTTAATGATTATGCATAACTAAGTGCACTATAATACTGCATAGGTTGTTCTGTAATTTGACACAATACAACTGTCAGGTGTCAGTCAATCTAACATACAGTGAAAAAGCAAAGGAAAGTGGAAATGTTAATACATTTGCTGGTTGTCTAGTACAAAGTATTGCTTTTGCATCAAGGTTATTTTTGCAAACGTTGCCCACGCTGAAGGTTTCCCTCGCAGTTCTCCGTCTAGCACTTCTCACCCACCATCTGGATGTCATTAAGCCACGGGCGGCTCCACACGCTGAATGTGCACACGTAAGGCTGCAGGGAAACAGGTCAGAACACACACCAGAagtcacatttaaatatttaatcaaaatatGTACTGTACAAAGCACTTCAATTACTAACCAAAGAACTAATGTTCAATTATTTGATAAAACTAGTCATCTAGTTAAAAATAACTATTGTGTGACATCTTTAGGTTTAACAGTGTGAGTGACACATTGTTATGTTCCGCTAAGGTATTATTGATGCAGGTTGAAGCCAAGTACATTAACACCACTCTACTTTGTCTAGTTCCTACTTCTCTCTATGGCAACAGCAACAAAGCTCAATTGATCAAAAGGGGGAAGTATGCAGTTGATTTGCTATCTGATGAAAAACATGATCTATTGTTCAAGTGTTAAAAGGTTTCAAGTTTAATGATTAACATCCAAACTTTGTGTCTAAAACCTCTCCgtttaaataatgaaagaaagCTGCAGTTACCTGAGCAGAGGCTGGGTCTTGGTAGATGGCGCACACTTCATTTGCAGCATCGTTCTTTCTGCAGGGGGTCTTGGCCATTTGCACAGTGATGATGTACTTGTAGCCAGCGACCACCTGGAGGAAGACATGGGTGAGAAAAACAGGAATTTTTCATTTTAGAACCCTTAATAACAAAGCACTGAAGCATTAACACAGAGCACATTTCAGAATTAAATGAACACAAAACACTCATTATTAGCTTGCGTCAGTCGAACACCAGGGAATGAGCTGATGCAGCTCCATGCAGTTGCCTCAACACATTATAgcttaagataagataagatacaataAGATAAGATGTGATTCAATACGGTAAAATATGGTAGAATATGATATGATAAGGTAGGGCACAATAAGATATGATAATATTTGATCTTACGGTACAATACAATGagaaaagataagaaaaaataaGATATGATGAGATATCATACAATAAGACATGGTCATGTCCGATacaataatgtttatttgtccCGCTAAGGGGAAATTTGAAGAATAAGAGTGGCAAAgagggaaagtgaaaaaaaaaacactcattaaaagtaataaagaagtaaaaaataaaatctataaGGTAAGGGATATATAAACAGTGTATGCTGAAATGTATGAAGTGTATGATAAACAAGAAAAAGCGGATTGGACTGGTGAATGAGTTGGGAAAGAGAGAACGGGGTGTGACAGGATTATGGTGTTTACGTACAGGCCTATGTGATTATCTTTAGGAATTGAGGAACACATGAACAGTCAGTGTGAACCGGAAGGTTTGGGTACAGGCCTACTGGCACTGAGGCCTCAACACACACTGGATTACCGTAATTCCCTcgggcagacttcctgggagaCAATAATCAGCCACTGACCTGTCTCTGGACCCTGATCACTTTAGCCACCTGGCTCTGGAACAAGTCGTTGGAACCTCTGTTGTGTTTGACGACGGCGAAGTCGAGGGCGTCCTGCGCTTCGCTGATATCGATGTCTTGGGGCCCCCCCACCAAACTCCCCAAGCCCACGGCGAACAGAGCCGCGAGGACGGGAAAGACGAGCTGGTTCATGGCGTTTCTGTCGATGGAAACACGGAGCGTGGCAGAAGAGGAACTAAACAACAACACCGGTCTGTAACCTACCTATTTATGTAAACAGCAACGTCACGGCGGAGGGAGTGACGTATCTCCACAGCCAATCAAAAAGCTCTGCAGCCCAAACGCGCACTGATATTTTCCACGGCTGCACCCCGCGGGAGGGCGGAGTTAGACCCTACAGCGCCGCCCTGCAGGTCAAGTCAGGGCGTCTCGTGAAGGATGATGAATGTACTGGTCAAAATGGCATTGAAGCACAAGTGTTAAAGTACAATAACCTAAAAGACTCATTCACCTCTCATGACAAACCTAATACGCTTAATTCTATATAGTCTGTGATTGCTTTTCCTTGTAATATTTCCACTACCGCTAACAGTATTACTCAcattctattttatatttatctatggttatatattttactataatttatattttattttactattttgtttttattttatatgtataattttgtttttgatattctattATTTTTTTGCTTGAGTGGTTTATTTCCTAAATATTTTTTAGAATGGTTAGACGATATGTTTTACAAGGCATGTAATCTATTGTTGATATAGAAGAACAAATTACAACATCTAGAAATATCTTAATGTGCTCTTATAAATATTTGGAGTGGCGCATACCTCTCTAGCTTCTTTTAAATACCATCTAAAAAACCTCTTTCTTTCTAAAAGCTTTGGGGAATGTTAGATTTGCATATATTTACaaagttttgtctttgttatttttacagCTTCATCTCTAATGTTGGAAACGTCCTTATGGTAAAATGCCTCGTTctggtttaaaacattttggTGTGTTGACCGGGGCTCCTAcatcacttttttgtttttgtgtcaggggttagggttaagtgTTTGCAGAGAACAAAGTGCACCGATGTCCAAAAACCACTGACAACAAATTCCTGGAGACCAGAGCAAATAGAAAAATACTTTGCCAcaagaaaaacatgaacatgttcCATAAATCCATACAGACTAAAGGATTTAAATTATGACCTTGACTATAGAAAGAAGGGGCCCTCATGATTGGTCCTAATCTACGCTCTTAATTCAATTACTTTGAGAAGAATATCTGGGACGTCCTGAGGGAATAAGGCTACCCTCACACTCAAGCCACTAAACCAGACACTGCAGGTGGGAATATAAACCAAGAGATAATCTCACCAACACTGATGATCATATTGACAGCGTTGATGGATTAAGCACAATCTCTTGTTGTGTTCTCAAGAAAATTCCTGAGAAAATGAACTGAAACAATtcaaatgtcaccaacattttGTAAAGTCATTATTCTGTTAGTCAGCTTTTGTCATATAGAAGTTTTAATAGTGTTTACTGGAGGTGGAGAGAATGATCCTCAATTTTTTTGTGGTCAGAATAGAAATGACCTTATAACAGACAGCTTGCGGTCATCATGAataacttgtgctgaaaacacagCATGCGACCAAGCTCTCACATGTCAAAACTGTAGTTTTTTATTTAGCCAATCCGACCTTTACAAGCCTTGAGACCCAAACATTTCTTACATTTTATTCAGAACAGGTATATCTGTGGCCACTGGATTGAGCGCGTTCCCTCCGGACatgtttcaatttaaaaaatgctgcTTTTTGTCGAGCCAAAGTATGGAGCCAAATCCAAGCCAATAGTTTTGAATATTTGACTAAAAAATTAAAAGGAAGTTTGGatctggaaaaacacaacaatatattAAAGCTTTGGGGggttaaatataattttggtTCAGTTCTGGAATAGTTTTGAGTAAAGTATTTATTTCGTTTTCATATACAGTTTGATATTTGGGGTCTCAGTTTTCTgtttcagattttatattttcagattGAGATCTTATTCTTTTACAGATTCAGATCTTATTTGTATCAGTTTCAgatctttttttcactttcagattGTATTTTTTCAGTATCATATTTCAAATGATTAAAACTATGGCCTGGATTTGATTCCATTCTGGTGGTTCCTATAATCAGTTTTGTTTCTGAACCACTTAATGACATCTCAGaccaatgttatgttatatgtctTTTTAATGATGGAACACATAAACAAATCCCTCccacacaacacatcaaattCTTAACGTGTCCACAAAATTGCAACACTGCTGAAATCACATGAAGGTTTAgataaatgtaaacatgtacACAGATGATACTCGCAATCCAATGTGTCTACAGAttgtattaaataaatcaatataatgTGTTAAACCTCTCATGTTAAGTAGGTTAGAATGATATTGCATCAGCATTAtgcttgttggtttgtgtttaaagggatagttcactgaacaatttaaattcactcattatctactcaccactaagccaatggaggggtgggttaagtgtttgagtttgagtGAAATATTGCTCGTGTTGTGTCATTCAAGTGCCTGCATACCCCGACATTTATTTTCAACTGAAAACGGCATCACTTGCACCATGTTTTAAGCCTGAATGTCCGCTGATATCTATACATTGTTTAGCTACGTCTGCTAGCATCGCACCTAAGGGAGTTGACTTTTAGGCTTGTTTTATTAAGTCTGAAGTCTAGTGCACCATTGACGTAATCTGTATTGGACCCTGCTGCAACAAAATTGACTTCTGAGACACCAGAAGTGTTCCCGCCACCTTTCCATCGActtagtggtgagtagataatgagtgaattttcatatttcagccaactatccctttaatgtctTTACAAATTAGTGAtacaaaacatgtaaaacattcttaataaatatataaaaataaaatattcccCAACTGATTTTATCAAATGCCAACAAAGCATCTTGAGAACAAATGTTCTCAATATTTCAAAAGACAGTAAGAGAAAAGTATGTGTCAATACACCCCCTGTAGTTTGAGCTAACATACTTTTAATCACCACTAGAGAAGATTTATCTCATAATTCAATAAAACATGTACAGCTCAATTCAAAATTCGCTTTAACCaccattaaaatgtaatataagGTATAAGAAAGGGAGCTTTAATCTATTTGCTCCCCGTCTTGGTTGAGTTGCTGATGCCCTTGATCATCATTGGAGCCTGAAACCACACATAATCCTGCCAGTCTGACCCCTCTGCCCCTGTGTCCTTGCTGGGATCAGTGGAAAGAGCAATAATTTGGTTCCTTACACGAGTTGGCACTTTAAATTGTAGTTTAGGACGGAACCAGCCTACACCGCAATCCCTGTGAGCAAGCACTAAGACGGTGGTGGGCATTAAACGAACAGGTCTGGTGTCAGACAAAAGGTCCGCCACGAAAAGCGTGCGGAAGAGTTGCCTTAAGCACGAGGACACCCGTAGACTGTGATCCCCACCAGCCGACACCAGCCCCTCCAGGTTGATCTCATACAGCTCTTTGGGCAGGATGAGGGAGCCACCCATTAGGAGCAGCACGCGGGGCACCCTGCTCAGGGAAAAAagcacctccagctgctgcagcaactCCTCCAGATCCTGAAGGGTTTGCTGACACTTGCGCCAGTCCATGTCCACTGTCTGCACTGGTCTGCGAATCACTGTGTCTTTATCCTGAAAAgtcaaacattaaattaaaaccttGAAATTGAATCAACAACCTGCCAAAGTTCTTGCTCGTAGTGaaaactgttgggtttctctaagGTCTCGACCTCAATATGTTATGATCCGGTGCTAAAAAATGAATTGAATAATGCAAACCttctgtctttttaatttgtttttattgccatctattttgtgaagcactttgtaaccttgtttagataagtgctatacaaataaagttattattattacaacatTTCACTTATCCCAAGGAGGTTACCTGTACATTTGCTTGTTGATTGTCAGCAAGATTACAGAGAACAATTGAAGTATGCAGAGTGGGTAGGGGGAAATCTATTgtgtttcaacattttcacccaaagaataattcctggatctcaagcaataaaaaaaatctgtcaaatcaagggaactgatatctatgagtgtgtgacagGGGTTAGCGCTATACCAAGTGCAATTCCGGGTACAATTCcgggtattttttattttcaccttcATATTTTTGATGTGTAAGAAGATAATGTTTCCTGCTCACCTGCATTGAGGCTTGTTGCTTCTTCTGGGAATAAACAAGCTGGTCATACGTCATGGGTAGTTGCTGTCTCTGATAGAGAATGCACTTGAGGATCTCGCTGACAAAGCGGCAGCAGCCTTCCTGAGTCACAGTGCCGGGAAAGACGACGCTCACATAGCCTTGCTCCCGCGCTCTTCT
The Platichthys flesus chromosome 12, fPlaFle2.1, whole genome shotgun sequence DNA segment above includes these coding regions:
- the si:dkey-76k16.5 gene encoding glycine-N-acyltransferase-like protein 3 codes for the protein MKVLDKDELKVAEGVLFKHLPKSYKVYGFLYGINRNKPSTLEVVVDSWPDFKVIICRPDPKVKLALQLRKKVSCFSTDAQVLKELFTEENVLDWSTDFTVGGLNKSNEPTLMEVSSIRQISIRPFALVHLLYLADSSHLLTPTVSSELESRISSLNLSHVDLVNKTWKFGGTKQGYNMIEYYIGNFPTCCITDRQGRPVCWILVYDYCAMGMLYTLPEHRGKGYAKILVSTMARRLHDGGHPVYCFIEEESVVSYRLFKNLGFTEDPSYRAQWFDINV
- the si:dkey-76k16.6 gene encoding LOW QUALITY PROTEIN: glycine N-acyltransferase (The sequence of the model RefSeq protein was modified relative to this genomic sequence to represent the inferred CDS: inserted 1 base in 1 codon), translated to MELTGEQLKDAETQLRRHLPRSLLVYGNLVLLNRVSSDPVQVLVDTWPQFTVIVCRPMHVQKGDLFKDILFFATDEALMEETIRKSSILDWTRFLCLAISHRHMETFNAVASEXHVSSKKLAVCHMMILEDVAKLPSVDSSGISLGSLDESHVCWVSQTWKFANDDEAVGMIRNMIANFPSCCVLDAQRRPVSWILTYASCAMGMLYTLPEHRGKGYAKVLISTMAKRLHTQEYPVYCFIEEENLASHRLFKTMGFTEDPTYRQAWVAFNEQLSGW
- the mad2l1bp gene encoding MAD2L1-binding protein, translated to MMQRGTDPAETFKTMAEESDVSKPTLPLEDTEDTEDGSIGSSGDNGIKTRLRFSPDEDTSSTQEHDTTSEVPTLHRVPEDSLSYRATAETAEQLSAQAPHTPLHSDQERELKDVSNENRLNSNEPSVNNTEEKENVAADIAQEEEENTSGQKGLNDSSVTASKHSHTEDNDAEVARRAREQGYVSVVFPGTVTQEGCCRFVSEILKCILYQRQQLPMTYDQLVYSQKKQQASMQDKDTVIRRPVQTVDMDWRKCQQTLQDLEELLQQLEVLFSLSRVPRVLLLMGGSLILPKELYEINLEGLVSAGGDHSLRVSSCLRQLFRTLFVADLLSDTRPVRLMPTTVLVLAHRDCGVGWFRPKLQFKVPTRVRNQIIALSTDPSKDTGAEGSDWQDYVWFQAPMMIKGISNSTKTGSK
- the LOC133966127 gene encoding cystatin-C-like; its protein translation is MNQLVFPVLAALFAVGLGSLVGGPQDIDISEAQDALDFAVVKHNRGSNDLFQSQVAKVIRVQRQVVAGYKYIITVQMAKTPCRKNDAANEVCAIYQDPASAQPYVCTFSVWSRPWLNDIQMVGEKC